In Eulemur rufifrons isolate Redbay chromosome 2, OSU_ERuf_1, whole genome shotgun sequence, the sequence TGGTTCTCACATGGAAGGTACCACTCTCAGGGTCTGAAAAAACACCCCACCAGTCCTTGCTTCGGGGCACAGCCCTGACCGCCCCCCTCCTGGGTGCCCCTCATCACCGCTCTGGGGCTGGGCAGTGCCAGATGGCCCCCACACCGGCCCATCTGCAGGAGCATGTCCGCTGACAGGCATGTGGGGAACCAGGCCTTTGGGCCCAACCCAACTTCACTATGGCTCCATCGGCAGAGGGACCACCCGGCCCTGCACAGCTAGTCTGTCCCCACCGCTGACCTCAGTGGCGTGGGAGGTGCTTCTGGCCATGTGGACAGCACTGTCCTCAGATGGAGACggccctggctcctgcccactGAATGCACACACTTTGGAGGACGCCCCATCCCAGGCCCTGAGGGCTCCCAGTCAGGGTGCACATGGGTACAGGTGGGCCTGCCAGAGGCTTGTGGCCAGTCAAGATCCTGGCACCAGCAAGGGCCCCTGCCCAGAGAACACTGCAGGAGTCCACCCCAACGTGGGATGGCCGAAGACACCTTGTCCGCTTCCTGGTGCAGGCAGGCGGGAGGGCCGTGGCAGCTGCAGCACCTGCAGAGGTGGCATCACTACCTAGCCTGCCCACGAGGTGTAAACAAACCACCGGCCAGAGCCCAGTGGGTCTGGAGAACAGGTACCGACGCCCCGTCAGACACAAGACCAGGGCGGACTAACCCTAGGTGGCCACAACAGAGAGCAGTGGGCAGATGTGCACACCCCACACGGGCGCTTCAGCACCCTGGCCAGCTGTGGACGGGTCAGGGCTTTGCAGAGGGACAAGAACCAATGCACACAGTGACCCAGGCTGGGCTTGGGCAAGGGCCTGGGGAACCTAGGTGCTGTGTTGCATGACGCACATGGATGCCTCAGGAGAAACAGTTCCAACAACCAAAGCCAGATGACCTCCCGGTCGGCAACACAGAGTGGAGGAAATACTTTCACAGGCACTGTGGAGCCCGTGGCCATCCTTGGGGCAAGAGCTCAGGCCACCTCACGAAGGCGCCCCATGTCCTCAGGTGCTGCAAGGAGCTGCCACTGCAAGGAGCGGGATCCCCAGGCTTCCAGCCCTCCCTGCTGGGGTCACTTCGTCCACCCTGACCAAAGCTGGCTCTGACATCAGGTTCCATGCAGGGCAAGAACACTGGTGCAGAACTGCACTCCATCCTGACCCTGTCCTCCAACAAGCCCCACCCTGAAGCCACATGTGCCACTGTCCATAGATCCCGTCTAGGCAGCACCAAGCCATGACCAGCGCTCTCAAGTCCAGCATGACGCCTGTGTCCAAGCCAGGGCCTGCTACAGACTTGAACCTCCACCCCGTGAGGGGTCTGCACCTGGAGCGGGGCTGATGGTGCCAGGAGCCAGAGCGCCTGAGGCCCCACCCTCACCAAGGGCCTCAACCTCAGACACAGAGCACCTTGAGCACCGACACACTGATGGTGGCTGCTACACCATCTGCCTGTGACCCCAGGAACCTCCCCTTGACCCAGTCCTGGCTCAGGTCCCCAAACCCAGGGACCTGGGGCACCTGCTATGGGGCGGGTGTTCTATGCCCGGCAGGTCCTGCTCACCCGCGGCTGGTGCCTGAGTGGCACAAGCTCTCTCCAGCCACGCACCACCACCAGCTGTCTTCCTTGCCACCCGCCAACACAGGTAAATGCTGGGGGACCCACCTGAGGGACGAAGGCAGGAGGCCACTTACCATACTGACCGTAGGGAAAGTCTGGCTGAGCCGTCGGGGGTTTGCTCATGTCGGGGGCGGCCTGAGACGGAGGTGGTGGGAAGGCCAGAGGTGCTGCCCCTGGGGTGGCTGGTGGAGGAGGAACCCCAGGGGGCGCAAACTGATCTGGAGGTGGAGGCGGAGGCCCATAGCCAAAACCTGCAGACACAGGACAGGCAGGACTCGGTGTGTGGCTGTGGGGCTGGCTAGGGAGGGGCAGACCCAGGGCCCGGCCTGGTAGGAGCTGCCCAGATGGATTTCCATCTAAAACCCACAGAGCGGTCAGGCCTTAAAAAAGCCACGTAACGGACGATGGAGCCACACTCCTGGGCCGAGGCACAGCTCATGGCGCATCCACTGCGTGTAGCATAGGAGCGTATTTAAGTAGCAAGTGATTCCACAGCAAAACAGCTCTTTAAAAGGGACAAAAATCTCCCACCATGCAGAGCCCAGACCACGTGCTCTGAGAGATAAATCGTCTATACAGGTGGAGGCCACCCACCAGCTTTCCAAACTGAGCGAAGTGCTAGAAGCGGCAGCCACCACACCCCCACCTGCCAGACCTCAGCCTCAGGTTACGCCCAACCCATCTTATTAGAAACAAGATCAGAGAAGACAGGAGACCAAGCCTTTTCCATACAAGGCTGCCAGTCGGTCACTGAGCCAAAGGGCCATGGTGTGGTAAACCCTGGCTGGGACCAGGGAGCTGAACTGCCTAGTCCGCAGACACTGGCTACATGTGGCCTCTGAGCCCCCAAATGTGACTGATCCGAATTGCCGTGTGCTCCAACTGTGATACACATCCCAGGTGCCAAGGACTTAACGTCAAGCAGGACTGTGGGACATGTGATACTGGTCACGGGTTGAGTCTCTGGTGACACTAGGTGAAGTGACACAAGGtacttcctgtttctctttacTTTTGAAATGGGGCTACTGGAAAACCCACAGTCAGCCAGGTGGGCCTTTCAAAAGAGGGCGCTGAGGCCCCACACCTGGGCCTGTGCACAGGGCAGGCGACATCCCGGGCCTACGGCTGAGTCTGCACATCCCGCTCTCTGACTAGAAGGACAGGCACACGGGAAGTCGGTCACGGTTGGGGAGGAGGCCAGATGCCCATCTCCCGAGGGGCTAATGTAAGGGAGGGCTAGCCAGGTGTACATGCCTGTGCTGCAAGCTCACAGGACCTACAAGAACCACGGGGGCCACAGGCAAAGGCATCTGGTGGCACATGACCACTGATCAGCCAGCGCTCCACTGCACAGGTGCACGTCAAGACAACAGCATAAGCCTGGCCCACGCGCCTGGCCCTCTGTCCCTCCGCAGGAGCAGACGGGCTGCCGAGACTTACTGAACTGTGGTGGGGCACCGTAGCCCTGCGGGAAGCCCTGAGGAGGAGGGAAGCCTCCGGGAGGGGTGGACACGATGTAGGATGTGAatggtgggggtggcgggggggctCCTCTGCCCGCAGGGGGTGGTCCGTAGCCACCTGGAACACACAAGgcagggtgaggggcaggggagggcattAAATGGCACCCCCGCCCCAGCCAGACCCAGGGCCAAGGGCCCAGTGCAGCCTTCACCCTCCTTCCTCCAGTGAGAGCAGGGAAGAGCCctagagttggaggctgcagagagctgggtggtgccactgtgctccagcttagacgacagagtaagaccctgtcactttttttgtttctagGCCCCGGGAAAGACACTAGCAACGGCTTTACCAACTGCAGAGGGGCCAGCTGCCACCTGAGCCTTGAGCCCTCATGTGCATCAGACTGTGCCTGTTGGGTGCtatccttccccttccctccacacACAAGGACTCACCAATCGCCTGTCCCGCTGGCACCCACATTcctagatgaggaaacagaagaggAGGGTTAGTGCAATGTCTGCTCGGGCACTCACTGCCAAGCAGCAGCCGCAAAGCGTGGGCACCAGGGATGGGGCCCACCCGGGACTCCCCTGGTGCTCCGAGCACAGGGGCACAGCAGCCTAGTTCTCAGGGTGGCACCACGGGGAACCCAGTCTGCAGGGAAGGCCCTCCTTTCACCCAGCCTGAGCAGGGGACACCCCTCTACTCCCACAGAGCCTGTCTTGGAAGTGCCTCTCCCTTGGTGCCCCACCACACAGTGGGCACTTTGTGGGCTGACCAGGCACAGGGCGCAGTCCCAGCTCCACGGGAGACACCAGAGCAGCCTCAGTTCTAAGCACTAAGGACACAGGGACAATCCTCACATGCCCCCAAACATCTGGATACAGAAAATGGTTTGcctgtttgtttccttatttccAACATGGAAAGGCTCCTGAGAGAAAATGTCAGGTCAAACAAATGTTTTAGGACTGGGgggactgggcatggtggtggtgcctgtagtcccagctacttgggaggctgaggcaggaggatcacttgagcctagcagtttgagttggaggctgcggtgagctgtgatgacatcactgcactccagcctgggtgacagagagactccgtctcaaaaaacaaaacaaaacacacacacaaaaaggaataGTAGCAGGGAAGCTGCAGATCAGGAACAGTGGAACCCTGCCACCAGCCTCGGCatcaggtgggggctggggctgggagggcgaGCCCTATGGGCCTCCGGGTGGCCAGCTCCAACCCTGCTGGTTCAGCATTTTCTAGAAGATCAACATCACGGCAGAACCGACCACATGCAGGTCCTGGCCACGGAGGGCATATCACTTAGCAGAGGTGACAGCAAGTGACAAAGATCCAAAGCCTGCCAGGTCCTCATGGCCCCTGGAGGCACCCTCCCTCACATGTCCACACTGCAGGCAGCAAGGGAAAAGGACTTTGCAGGACAACCTGGCAATATCAGACCTCGAATCACTTCACACCTAGACCTGCCACAGCCCTTCCTGAAACCCTGGAGTGCCAGCATCGAGACACGGTGCGCCGGCTTAAAGCCCTCAAGCAAGACTCAGCCACCAGACAGCAGATGGGCACCTGAGGCCATCCCACTCCCAAGGGCCAGGGAGATAGCAGGATGCCTTCCTGGTGACCCACGGGGAGTCCTGCTGGGAACGCCTCGCTGCACCCCTCCTGACACTGCCTGGTGAGCATGTCGTGCCTCAGTGGTGGCTTCTTGCACCCTAAAACTCTGTGGGCGGGGGCTGCAGACCACACCCCTAGGGATCTCTGGGCCCCAGAGCAAGGGAGCCTGTGCAGAGGCCACGCGTTGGTGCCGAGCCCCATCTGGTCTGCCCAGGGCTCGGGAAGCCTTACCTTGGGGGCCGTAGCCTTGCTGCCACGTTGGTGGGGGCTGGCCTGCCCAGCCGTTGGCAGCATTGGGCACGACCCGGCTCCCCCACTGGCTGGCACCTGGCTGTCCCGGCGCTTGGCTTTTGCTGTCCCGAGGTTCGGCCCGTTTAACTTCCACCTAAACAAACCGAGCTCTGGTTTAGGAAGAAGCCATGGGCCCCAGCACCCCTTCCCTTCAGACACACCCTCGGGTAACTTACGACTACACTTAGCATCTTACGACTTAAGACTAAATACTTAACTATAAACCTTATTTAGGCcagtagcatttttttcttaaaaaaatttttttttgtttaacttttttgtttaaaaaatgtttctcaggTACAACAGATGCAACCGTAAGACACGTTGGGCCCCATACGCTGCGGACGCGGGGACAGACTGTCGTGTGTGACAAGGGATCTTTGCTCACATTAAATGGCAGCGTCCTCCTTCAATGGCCTCTTGAAAACACAGGACAAAAAGGGACCAGTATCTCCCCTGTAATTGGCACCCTCATCGCAGGCCTCTCGGGACCCCACCCGCCACCGTGGCGCCCTCGGGACCACTCAGAGCCCGCCCGCCTGTGCTTTAGCTCATACCTGAGAAACACAGTTGGTGTTTTaacttagatttttatttaaaatgtctaatgGAAGATAAAGACTTACCTTCCCCAGGCTAACGCTTAAAGAATCtcaattaactcaaaataatgtCAGAGGGAATGGATGTGATAAGAGAATCTTACATTACATCtaacaaaaaaagtaaacaaacatgcAATAAAATGGACATTTGAATCAGTAAGCAATCTTCATACTGTGTTAGGTCAGCAACCCGGACCCTTCCCTTTGACTGTGTCAGAGCCACCCTGTTTGGAAGAGTAAGGCCAGAGAGGCTCGGAACAATGGGGCCACTGAGCCTGACCTACTTATCCTCAGTGCAGCCTTTAAAACTCGGGCAggatgacaacaacaaaaagatccCCCAACTTGAAGGCTGCCTCAGCATTCATGAAtcctaaatttttcttatttttgtgatAAATTTTGATGAGAATAAAGAGACAATGAGTCCACCCGGAGTCACCCTGGGGGTCTCAGTCTGGAGAATTCCTCAGCTCTGCTGTTAGAGGACAGGAAGTAGCGTCCCGCTGCCCCAAGGACGCTACCAGGACAGGATTATGGGAACAGAATCCCGTTAGCTCAAGGCAATGCGACAGGAGGACCAAGGGACCCATTTCAAAGAACTCAAATTAGCGAGTCTTCACACACTCTCCTTGGGGGACTCTGGTTCCTGCTTACAAAGCAAAGCAGtccttgtaattaaaaaaaaaaattcttttacccTTTCCTATCTGAACACACCAGTGCAAAGTCACTTGGTATCCAGTTCTGATTACCACCTGCGACCCGAGCCCTCTACAAACAGGAAACCCCCATGAGGGGCCAGCGGTGCGGCCACGTCCTGCTGACCAGTGAAGGTCGGCAATGGGCAAGCCGGACACCTGTGTGTCCTGCCTGGGAGACAACCTACACATCAAGGTCGCCTCAGACCAGTCAGAGGTGGCTGGGAGAGCCCAGGAGAGGTTGCCCAGGGACGGGAGCAGGTACGTGCTCTGCACAGAGCCCTTTCTGCCCCACACATCAAGACCACGCTTCTTCCAAATTTTCAATGTCACAGTGCCTTAAAATACTGAACACAGACTCCTTTGAACTTTGTTCGTAACTGTCATGCACCCTTGCAACCTGCATGCTAATTTTAAACTACAAGCTGCAGTGAATGTCAGAACAGGGAGTGTGTCTTCCGTTTTAGCTGGGTTCAAATAGAATTAATGAAGTCTGCAACAAAATCTAAGCCCCctgtatacaaaaataaatatacaaaatccaGTTTCTAAACATTCTGGTATGGAGaagtggggctggggtggagagaggggtaCAGGGTGGATGCAGCATTCTCACCACAGTACTTTACTGGACAAAAGCGCCCCTGGCTTTGTGGAGAGGCTGGGGAATTGGACTGCACGGCTGACCCGACCAGTGAGGGCTAGATCAGAACCGCACGCTGGGAGGGGGCCGGCTGCTGCCTGGGGGTGCTGACAGGGTTCAGAAGGACCCAGACAGGAATTCCGAGAAAATGGACCCCTAAGCTTTTGCTAACAGCAAGAAATTCCACACTGCAGAATTTCTACCAGTTATTCATTTCAGAGTTAACTTCTCAAAAAGCTCCAAGGGTCCAGGTGAAATGGCAATCTGGGGACCCCTTTCTGACACACACCTGGCAGGGGCTGGCCCGGGGGCTCTGCCTCCGTCCCTGCTCACCTCCGTGGGGCAACACAGTATGAAGATGAAACAACCAGAGGTCACTTGACTGCATGGTGGTTAAGTACTATCGAGAGCATGTGGCTGGTACCGGAGTTCCACAGTAAGtgacccaatttaaaaaaaccaatccTTCATGATGTTTTTCCATCTTTCAGTTTTAAGCGGAACCTCGGTTCTCAGAGGTCCACTGTGCATCGCATCACAGGCCAGCATTAGCCAGGAGGGATTGGGACAGACATCTGAAGGAGAGGTCACTGAAACCAAGCCTGAGGCAACACTGCGACCTCACTGGAGCCAGCCCACCCCACCAGGGCCTGCATCCCCAGCGCCACCACCTGCCCTAGTCCCAGGTCACCCTGAGGGAGGGGCtccaggagcagagctgggacatGTCCACCGGGCACAGAGAGCCATTTGGGAAGGATGGGACCCGCCTCACTTCTGTGGACCTGGGTCCACCTCACAGCAGAGGATGAACTTGCCCAACCTCTTCTCCCTCACGGAATTTTCTTTTCCAGTGAAATCCCCAAGTTGCCTAAGACTTGGTTTGGtcttaaggtaaaataaaactacaaCTACACACTTTTTTGCCCATGATGTCGTGAAAATGCATGTTGACAGCCTGGTCCACTGATTGTTCGTCCTCGAAAGTAATAAATCCAAAACCTAGCCAACG encodes:
- the DAZAP1 gene encoding DAZ-associated protein 1 isoform X9 — translated: MQRSRGHEVEVKRAEPRDSKSQAPGQPGASQWGSRVVPNAANGWAGQPPPTWQQGYGPQGMWVPAGQAIGGYGPPPAGRGAPPPPPPFTSYIVSTPPGGFPPPQGFPQGYGAPPQFSFGYGPPPPPPDQFAPPGVPPPPATPGAAPLAFPPPPSQAAPDMSKPPTAQPDFPYGQYAGYGQDLSGFGQGFSDPSQQPPSYGGPSVPGSGGPPAGGSGFGRGQNHNVQGFHPYRR
- the DAZAP1 gene encoding DAZ-associated protein 1 isoform X8, translated to MNNSGADEIGKLFVGGLDWSTTQETLRSYFSQYGEVVDCVIMKDKTTNQSRGFGFVKFKDPNCVGTVLASRPHTLDGRNIDPKPCTPRGMQPERTRPKEGWQKGSRSDSSKSNKIFVGGIPHNCGETELREYFKKFGVVTEVVMIYDAEKQRPRGFGFITFEDEQSVDQAVNMHFHDIMGKKVEVKRAEPRDSKSQAPGQPGASQWGSRVVPNAANGWAGQPPPTWQQGYGPQGMWVPAGQAIGGYGPPPAGRGAPPPPPPFTSYIVSTPPGGFPPPQGFPQGYGAPPQFSFGYGPPPPPPDQFAPPGVPPPPATPGAAPLAFPPPPSQAAPDMSKPPTAQPDFPYGQWGVGTCSPDPLGSGRWFVYTSWAG